ACCACACACTCATTTGCTGGTCTTGCAATCCGGATTTGTCAACAAACCTCTGATGAAGAGCGATATTGGCGCGATTAACGCTCCTGTTGGAGTGTGCCATCACAAGACGATCATACACCGGATATCGGTCGCAAACTCTATTCATCTCCTCCAGCATGCGGTCAGTGATCTGGTCTGACGCCCTGACGTTTGAGCCGCTAGGAGGAGCATATACGAAATGGACGAGGCCCATTTGTTCGAGCGCTGTGAGATAGTGCCCGACGGCGCTCTTGGCATCGCGTCGTATGTCACGTCCGAGCTTTTCTGTTTCTATTCGCGACCGCGCGTCGAGCTGTCGAAGCGGCTGGACGAGTTCATAGCAGCCGGCTTGCTCCATAATAATCGGAAGCAGATCACCAGGTCCAACAGGGGGCAGTTGCCGATCGTCTCCCACACATATCAGTTTCGGCCTTTCGGTTGGGTGATAGGAAGTGGCATTTGCAACTGTCTCGATTAGTTGCGCGATCTCCTGCGTCTTGGCCATCGACATTTCGTCGATCACGACGATGGTATTTTTTCCGATGGTGCGGTCTTTCGCCTTGAAAGTCGTCGCGACGTCGCGAAGACCTTTCTCACGAAGCTCCTGGGCCGCCCGGTTGGTGGGTACGAAGGCAATCAACTTTATTTTCTCGGTCGGGAGCGCTTCCTCGTTGAACCTGTCCACCGCTTCGTTCAGGGCTCCAAGTACACTTGTTTTTGCGGAACCCGCTACGCCCACCATAGTGGAAGCTCGATTTCGCCTAGACAGATAATGTAATGCTCCTCTGAGCTCCGGTGTGAAAATGCCTCTATCGGCGACCATATCAACAATGGTTCCCGGAACGCCGAAGCTTTCTTCTGCGGAAAGATTGGTGACATGACGTACAGTATTCTGTTCCGCAGCTCTCAGCTCTGTAGAGGTGTAGAGAGGTTGGCCATCTGGAGAATCAAGCCGGGTCAGTTTGTCGCTTGCGACGACCTGTTGGAATAGCAGGTCGATTTCTTGTACCGGCCGTTTGTAGTGCGTGAGTGCCCGAGCCGCCGAAATCTTAAGTTGGTCTTGTCCGAAGCACGCATTGCGATTTGCGGCGTGGTTTACGACCCATTCCACAATATTGCTCTCGTCCAGCAGGTTACTGAACTGGCGAAGATCTGTCTGGAAGCGCGTAGGGACAGACGTGTCAACAGCAGCCATTCCGGGATCGGACATTACAATGTCGTCGGTTGGCATGCTTGCCACTCCTATTCCCCTCGCTTTCCAATCGTGTGTGATCAGCCAGCCAGGATGGAAAGTTCGGTAACGGTGCTGATTTCAAAACTCAATGAGCATCCGGTGCGGTCTCAAAGCCATTGAGGGGACATGGTGTTCATCAAAACCTAGAAGTCAGTTAGATGGCCCGCGTGGCTCCAAGTATATCTGAGGAAGAATTGAATTCCTTAAGCTCAGATGAGCAATCTTTCTATGGTGGATCGATTGCGAGGACTATAACTTGATATCAGGAACGCTTCTACACATGAAAAATTCAAAATCGCTACAAATGAAACTTTGGAAATGTTTACCTTTAAGGGTTACGGTTTGCAGTTTGTAATCATTAACGTTGGGTCGCTGGTTCGATCGAGCCTGTTCGTTGAAACGCGACTTTCATGCCTTTAGGCGAAGCGCGACAACAGTCCGCCGACGTCTGCGTGCTGAACCGTATGCTTCGAGATCTTCTCACCGCCACCTACCGACAATGATGTGACCAACCATGTCGCTCGGCTTAACTCAAGGAACACGAATATTGCACCTCTGTGCGGATTTCGGTCTTATTGTCGTAATGACTCTGGGAAGCTTCATGATCGTCTCCTGGAGCTTGATTGCACCCCGTGCGACCACACTCTCGCAGAGCGCTGGGCGCAGTTCACGCCTGCGGAAGTCCAGAGTGGCGTCAAGCTGGCGAGCGAAACCGGTCAGGTGCTGAAGACCATCGAAGGCTATATCGTCACGGTAAATCATGACGCGGACTCGAGCGCGACGTCGGCACGCGAACAGTCGGTCCGCCTTGCCGAGGTCAATACGGCAGTCAACCTGATAGACCAAATCATCAGCAGAATGCAGCGATGGCAAAGCGAGCAACGCGGCGAGCGCCTCGCGCGCGGGGTGAGGCCGCACGGCTTTGCGATCTCGTCGGCCGGTCGGACCTCTCGCCCGGTTTGCCTCCCCAGCACCGCGGATGGCGTCGGGTGTGACCAAGGCCATTGCCGACAAAGCTGCCGTCAAGCAGGTGGCTAGGCAAGAGTTCCGAGTTGCCCTCCCCGATCCGAACGGTGAACCTTTCGCACTCGGGGTGATTCCAAGAGGCTCGCCCACCGAACGAGAGGGGAGCGTCAGGACAGCCCTCGGTGATCGCGCCTCAGGCTTCATTCTTGCCCAGGGTTCGAAGAGATTTTTGCCGAACTCTCGGCACCCTCCTTAAGCGCCACACCGCTCAACTGCAAGCGCAGCGCCTCCCGGACGATCCAGGCGATCTTATCCGCGGCAATCTCGTAGCCGAGCCCGTCGGCGTGAATATTCGAAATGCAGTTACGCTCGCTGTCGCGCCGTCCTGCCTGGGGGCGGAAGGTGATGTAGGCACCCAGACTGTCAGGCACGCTTAACCCCGGTCTCTCGCCGATCAGGACGATTGCAACCTCCGCACCGAACGCCGCCGCCGCCTCGTCGCCGAATGCTACCCGCGCCTGTTCGCCCAAAATCACCGGGGCGACACTGAAGCCGCCAAGACGCTTCATGCATGCCTTGAAAAGCGGAACGGCATGACGCTCGACCGCCGAGGCGGAAAGCCCGTCCGCGATGACGAACGCGATGTCATGGCTATCCCCTGGCATTGGAAGATCGGCTGCAAGCGGCTGGCGACCCAGATCCGGGCGCGACAAGTAGATGGTACGATCCGTGGCGCAGGACCTGATCCGGATCGTTGATACCGGTGCAAGCTGCTTGGCGAGGGCGACAAAATCCACTTGACCGTGCACGGCGTCCCTGGCCTTCGCATGGGCCAGCTGGAAATCCAGAATTGCCGAGGTCGGCAACGCGTCGCCCGCTCTACCGAGTCCAATCCGGGCGCGTGTCGAATGGCGGAAGCGCTCAAACGGGTCTCGACCCCAACTCATGCGGACACCCCGTAGCTCAAGAGATTGCGAGAGAATTGGCCCGAGGCGCTGGCGGGCGCCAGCCGGCCCGAGTGATCAAGCATGCCCATGCGATTGAGCCAAGCCTCAAATTCGGGCGCCGGCGGACGATTGAACTGATGCCTGAGGCCGACAATATCGTGATAAGACAGGCTCTGGTAGTTAAGCATGACGTCATCAGCGCCGGGCACGGCAATCATGAAACTGACGCCCGCGACAGTCAATAGCACCATCAGATTGTCCATGTCGTCCTGGTCTGCCTCGGCATGGTTGGTATAGCAGACATCGACCCCCATCGGCACACCGAGCAGTTTTCCGCAGAAATGATCCTCTAGCCCGGCGCGAATGATCTGTTTGGCGTCGAACAGATATTCCGGTCCGATGAAACCGACCACGGTGTTGACGAGCAGCGGGCGGAGTTCACGTGCGACTGCGTAAGCCCGCACCTCGACCGTCTGTTCATCCACGCCGTGATGTGCATCTGCCGAAAGAGCGCTGCCCTGACCGGTCTCCAGATACATCACGTTGTTTCCGACGCTGCCGCGCTTCATCGACAGCGCGGCGTCATTGCCTTCCCTGAGAACGGCGAGATCGACGCCGAAACCATTGTTGGCAGCCTCAGTGCCGGCAATCGACTGGAACACAAGATCGAGCGGCGCCCCGGCCTCGATCGCCTTGATGGAAGTGGTGACATGAGTCAGCACGCAGGATTGGGTGGGAATCTCGAACCGCTCGCGCAGCCGGTCGAAAAGGACCATCAACCTGGTGCAGGCATCGAGGTTGTCGGTGGCGGGATTTATGCCGATCACCGCATCGCCGATTCCGTAGAGAAGGCCGTCGAGTGTCGAACCGGCGACGCCTTCTGGATCGTCGGTCGGGTGGTTGGGCTGGAGCCGGCTCGACAGCCTGCCCGGCAGGCCGATGGTGGAGCGGAAGGCAGTGACCACGTTACATTTACCGGCAACGGTGATCAGATCGTGATTGCGCATGATCTTGGAGACCGCCGCGACCATTTCCGGCGTGAGGCCCGTCGCAAGTGCTGCCAGCCTTTCGGTTGTCGCGTCGTAGGAGAGAAGCCAATTGCGAAACTCGCCGACCGTCATATGTGAAACTGGCGCGAAGGCAATTGGGTCGTGGCGATCGATGATCAACCGGCTGACCTCGTCGACTTCGTAGGGGATCAACAGATCCTCCAGGAATGTCTTGAGCGGCATGTCGGCAAGCAGGCAGCGGGCAGCGACCCGCCGCTCGTTGCTTGACGCTGCAACCCCCGCAAGCACATCGCCTGACTTGAGTGGCGAGGCACAGGCCATGACCGATTTCAGGTCGGCGAAGACATGGCGCTCGCGTCCAAGTATGATCGAATACATTTTATCTCCGCTCGTGGGTATCAGGCAGCCCATTTCTTGCGCAAGGGCGAAGCTACCTTCAAGATTGTAAGTCCAGCCCGAACTGGGCAGTGCGGGCGCCATGCCTCCTGAAAGCTATGCACGATCCATGCCACTCCTGGCTTGGGCGCGCGCGGTCCATTCATCGAAGGGCTTGTGCTCCTAAGGTGCCTCCGGACGATGCAAGCCGTGACCGAAGCATTTCGGATCCGCCATGGATCATGAGGCGTTCGGAACTCGATTGCCCGAGGCGGCTTCAACTGACCGTTTGCCCGGCCTTCACTGTCGAGGCTGCCTTTCCAATGAGCCTGGAGAGATAGCTGCCAACCGCAGCTTGGTCATCCGCGGCCACCAGGAGGTCATTTCTCACCTCTATCATGACATTTGGAATACCGTTCGCGATGCCGTGCTCGACGAGCGTGTGCGTGACCCCATCGGCTGGACCGTATGGCTGGTTGCGCATGACGACATACTTGCGATCGGCCCCTTCGAATTCCGCGAGAATTGCATCTGCGAGCGTCGTGTCGCTGTCGTGCAATATCCCGATCTCGACCTCGCGCTTCTTGCCGAAATAGACGGGGGTGAAACTATGGACTGTGACGAGCATCGTCCCGCGCCCCTGGGCCTTGCGAGAGGCGAGAATTTCGGACAGTCCATCACGAAAGGGTAGATAAATCTCGTTGATCCGCGTCAGGCGATCTGCTTCCGGCATGCTCTGATTTCCCGGAACGTCATAGATCTCGCTTTTGCCAACAATTGCAGACACTGCCTCCGGCGGGCGATTGCAGTCGTAAACGAGCCGCGAAAAGCGCTGGTAATAGAGGACCGCATCGAGAGATGACGAAAGATATCGTGCGAGTTCCAGGGCGCCCGGATCCCAGGCGATATGACTTGAACGCGCAGACGCATCAAGGCCGAGGTCGCCGAGTGAAGGCGGGATCAGGTGTGAAGCATGCTCGCATACGATTACAAACTTGCCGAGCGCGGCCTTGTTTTCGATCGCGATTGCAGACTCGCCAGGGGCGAGCAACGACAATTTACCCATAACAGTCTCCGTTGATATCCACACAATAACAACGAAAACAATAAAAGCAACATGATATCAACATTGCATAAAGTAGCCCTCTGTCGCGGTGGAGGTTTCGCCACGTCACGGCCCCTCGTTCGCTACGCCGATTTCTAACTGTTGCCGAAAACATGGGCAAAATGCCTGCAAAATATGCCTTTTTGTAAGGCAGATCCTCAGAGCATTTTATCCAATTCCCATCCTGTGCCGACGCTTGTGCTGTCAGCCGCGATCACTCTCATGGCGATTTTCTTAGCTACGGAAATTGAAAAACCCTCATCGGGTGTGTTGACAAACGCAAAATATCCACATAAATCCACATTCCAAGGAGATCGCAATCGTGGATTTTTCAGTTCTTTCGCTCAGCTCAGCAATTGTTTCCGGCAAGCTCACATCCGAAGCGCTCGTTCAGGAATGCCTGGCGCGCATTGCGCGGCTGAACCCCATCGTCAATGCCTTCAGCCAGGTGTTTGAAGAACAGGCCCTCAAAGAAGCGAGGGCCTGCGATCGCGAGGCAGCCGAAGGTCGGTTCCGTGGTCCTCTTCATGGTATCCCGATGGGCGTGAAGGACCTCTTCTTCGTGGAAGGGCAGCTATGCCAGCGCGGATCTCGTGCCTATAAGGATTTCGCTCCCAAGATGACGGCGCCGATCGTCCAGAGGATGATTGACGCCGGATCTATCATCATCGGCAAGACGACAACTACCGAAATGGGGTGGTCCGGTTCCGGCTTTTCCGAATTCTATGGCCCGACGCGCAATCCATGGGACCCCAAGCTCACAAGTGGTGGTTCGAGCTCGGGTTCGGGTGCTGCGCTCGCGGCCCGAATGGTTCCCTTCACATTGGGGTCCGATGGTGGCGGTTCCGTGCGCATCCCGGCAGCTTTCTGCGGTGTGTTTGCCATGAAGGGCTCGCTGGGGCGCGTTCCGGCTTGGCCCTGGAGCGCGACGGAGATGCTGTCCCACGCCGGTCCGATGAGCGTCACGGCAAAGGATAGCGCTTTCTTGTTCAATATTGCCAAGGGGCCCGATCCGCGAGACCATCAGGCGCTGCCGGACGACGGAGCAGATTACACTGAAACGCGATCGACAAAGTCCCTCCGGATTGGTTTTGCACCAAGCCTCTTCGGGTTCAAAGTCGCGCCGGAAATCGACCGGGTCGTGCGCGAAGCGGTCGATGCGCTCACCAAGGCGCTCACTATCGATGTTCGTTCGGTTTCCCCGGACTGGGAAGATCCGATCCGTATCTTCGAGACACTCTGGGTTGCCGGCCGGGGCGTCGCCTATGGGTCCCAGTCGGATCTTTCCGATTTTGGCAGCGGTTTCCGTGCGCTCGTCGAAGCGTCGGCACGCTACGATCTTAAGGATTATCTCTCGGCTGCGAAAGCGCGCGCGGAATTTGCTGGTCGCGTGCACGCACTCTTTGAGGACGTCGACCTGCTCCTCTTGCCAACCATCCCGGTCGAGCCGTTTGCGGCGGATCGGGAGGCGCCCGAAGGGTTCCAATCGCCCTCGGAAGTCCTCGCGTGGACGGGCTGGACGCCCTTTACATATCCCTTCAATCTTTCCGGCAACCCGGCAGCCTCGTTGCCTTGCGGCCTGACCGTCAACGGGTTGCCCGTTGGCCTGCAGGTCGTCGGCCGTCGCCACGCCGATGCGCTTGTCATGGCATTCTGCCAGCAGGCCGAGGACCATCTTTTCAAAAACAACAATCCTCCACTTGTCGTTGCTGGCGACAAGATGGGGTGGGGAACGCCCAGCAAATCAACTGTGGAGATGTCGTCATGGAGTTCAATAGAAGATCGCTCTTAAAGAGTTCGGCGCTTGCGGGCATCGCACTTGGCATGCCTATCCTCAATACTAAGTTCCTGGTCAACCCGGCCAATGCCGCGGAAAACAAGGTCCTTAAATTTCTCTCGGCCGAAACTCTGACCGGCAACTGGGATCCGTCTTCTCACACGACGCTGGCGCAGATCAACCTTGAGAGCTTTGTGTTCGGTTATCTAACCCGCGCACCGATGACGCCGGAAAAGCCTGACGAGCTCGTCATGGAACTGGCGACCGAGATGAAGCTGATCGACGAGCACACGCTCGAATTCAAGCTGCGCGAAGGCGTCACCTTCCACGACGGCAAGCCGTTCAGGGCCGAAGACGTCAAGGCGACATTCGAGTATGCAAGTCGCCCCGACCGACCGGCCGCCTGGTATCCCGGTCCCTGTGAAGTCGAAGTCGTCAGCGATTACGTCGCGCGCGTCAAGACCGACAAGGCCGGCTACCCCGCAAGCCTTTTCTGGTTCCTGTCCTCCTTCCTGCCGATCATGTCGGCAAAGGACGTCGCCGACCCGAAGACGCTCTCTGCCCGGCCGAACGGCACCGGTGGTTTCAAGTTCGTCAAGCAGGACGGCAACACGACCGTTCTCGAGGCCTTCGACAATTTCTACCTCGGCAAGCCGACGATTCCCGGACTGCATTTCAGCTTCGTCGGCGATGCGACGACCCGGACACTGGCGCTTCTGAATGGCGAGGCCGACCTTATCGAACGCCTTGAAGCCGAACAGGTCGAAACGATCGAAAAGACCGGCGGCTTCCAGCTTCACAAGGCGATCTCGGTCGAGAACAAGTATCTTTGGTTCCGTTGCTCGAAGCCGCCCTTCAACGACTGGAGACTGCGTCGCGCCGTGTGCCACGCGATCGACCGGTCGGTGATCGACGATATTCTCGGCGTTTCCGGTCACGCGTCGAACTGCTACGTGTCTCCGGTCAAGTTCGGCTATGTCGATATCCCGAACTATCCGAAGTTCGATCCGGACCAGTGCCAGAAGCTTTTGGCGGAAGCCGGCTTCCCGAAGGGCGAAGGTCTGCCCGAACTCGAATACATCACGTCGGTCGGCTTCTACCCGAAGACCAAGGAATATGCCGAGGCCATCACGGCGATGCTTCAGGAACAGGGCTTCCCCGTCAAGCTCAACGTCATGGAAGTCGCGGCCTGGGGTGACGCGCTCTACGATCGTCCCGGCGGCGGGCCCGGTCATATGATCGACTGCGGCTGGTCGACGGGTTCGCCGGAACCCGATCTGGTGCTGAGGACCCATTTCCACTCGACGACGCACCGCATCTGCGGCATCCAGGATCCGGAAATCGATGCTGCCCTCGACAAAGAGCGCAACGCCTCAAAGCCCGAGGAACGCAAGAAGGTCATTCAGACCGAGCTGATGCCGTTGCTGGCGGAGAAGACGCCATCATTTTCTCTCTTCACGTCCGTTTTCATCCACGGCATGCGTGATGGCCTGAGTGGTCTCTACATCTACCCGAATGGTATGATGGACGCCAACAAGGCGACATTGGCCTGATCCAGCGCTGCGGCCACTGCCTGGCAGTGGCCGCCTTGGCCCCGACAGACTAGGGTAAGTACATGTTCCTTCTATCATTCCTGATGAGACGGCTTCTGCAGGGGGGCCTGATCATCCTTCTCGTCATATTCATCATCTTCACGCTGTTGCGTGTGGTGCCGGGTGACCCCGCGCGCCTTATCGTCGGCGGCATGGCCCCTGATGCGGTCGTGGCGATGAAGGCAAAGGAACTTGGTCTCGATCGGGCCATCCCGCTGCAATTCGTCTCCTATCTTGGCCATTTGGCGACCGGCGATCTTGGCACGTCGTTCGTCAGGCCGAAGAGCGGGGCGAGCCTGGCCGGCTCGGCCTATAACGACCCGACACGCGAAGAGCGGGCGAAGGTCCTAGATCTCATTCTCGATACACTCCCGATGACCCTGCAGCTCGCAGCCGTCGCACTGGTCATCGCGTTGCTCGTTGCTGTTCCGCTCGGCCTTGCCGGCGGGCTCTATCAGGGTCGCTGGCCCGACAAACTCGCGCTCGCATTGGGGTCGATCTTCGTCTCGACCCCGAACTTCTGGCTGGGCATCGTGCTGACGCTCTTTCTGTCGGTGAAGCTCAGGCTTCTGCCCGCGATCGGCTACAACGGCTTCGAATACACCATTCTGCCCGCGATCGTGCTCGCGGTGGAGATTGCGCCGTTCATCCTGCGTACGTTGACCGTTTCTGTCGCTCAGGTGTTGCGCGAAGACTTCATTCAGCTTGCTGCTGTTAGAGGCCTGAGCCGCGGGCGCACGATCTTCTCGCATGTGCTGGGCAATTCCGCGGTCCCGTTGATCAACTTGCTGGGTGTGCAACTCGGCATGCTTCTGGGCGGCGTCCTCGTGGTCGAGTTCATCTTCGACTATCCGGGCCTTGGGCTCCTGACGATCAATGCCGTTCAACAGCGCGACTTTCCGCTCATCCAGGGCGTCGCGATCTTCATTTCCGTGATGTTCGTGGTGATCAACATCCTGGTCGATCTTATCGCGATGACCATCGATCCGAGACTGGAATACTGAGATGACCGATATCGTAGAATTGAGCGCCACCGAGCGCACCGTCGTCAAGCGCGGCACCACACCGACCAGACGCATGTTGCAAATTGCCGTGGGGCGCCTCGACTTTCGCATTGGCCTCATCGGCTTCGGATTGCTGCTTGGACTTGCGATTCTCCTGCCATTTGTCAGTTCGGTTGATCCGCTCAAGATGGCCTACAGCCACAAGTTTATTCCGCCATTCCCTTCCGAGGGCTGGCAATGGCCTTATGTGCTCGGTACCGATCAACTCGGCCGTGACGTTCTGATGCGCTGTCTCGTCGGACTGTGTTATTCGCTGTTCATCGGCGTGACGACCGTGGTTCTGATGTTCATCGTCGGCTGCAGTCTCGGTCTTCTTGCCGGTTTTCGTGGTGGTTGGCTCGATACGGTCATCATGCGGCTGACCGATGCTCAGCTGTCAATTCCGATGATCATTCTTGCCATCACCATTCTCGGCGTGTCACGCCCGACCGTGCCTGCGATCATCCTCGTGCTTGGCCTCTCCGGCTGGCCGCTCTATGCCCGCGTCGCGAGATCCGTGGCGCTCGGCGAACGCAATCGCGGCTATGTTCTCGGTGAGAGGGTTCTCGGTGCCTCGGACCTTCGCATCATGCTGTTGTTTGTGGCGCCTGTCGTTCTGCCTCCGATCGCCTTCGTCGCTGTGCTCGATATCGCCCGCATGATGATCTTCGAGTCGATCCTCGGCTTTCTCGGTCTCGGGGTTCAGCCGCCGACACCGACATTCGGCAACGTGATCGCGGATTCACGAAAGTATCTGCTGAACGCATGGTGGATCGCGACGATGCCCGGTCTGTTCCTGCTGATATCGCTGACCTGCCTCAATCTGATGGGTTCGGCGTTGGAGCGCGCGCGCAATGCGGTTCTGAGAGGGGATGCGTAAATGAGTGATCCAATCCTAGCTGTCTCCAATCTCTCGGTCGATCTCCTGCGGGATGGCGGCAAACGGCGCATCGTCGACAATGTGGACTTTGCGCTCCAGCCAGGCGAAGTTCTCGGCCTCGTCGGCGAAGCCGGATCGGGCAAGTCGGTGCTGGCGCGTGCCATGGTGAACGCCATTCAAGCACCGCTGGAAATCTCTTCCGGTCAGGTGATTTTTGAAGGAAAGGACGTCCTCTCCCTCGATGCGCGGGGTCTTCGGTCGATCAGAGGAAACCGCATTGGCTTCATCGGTGCAAACCCCATGGGTTCGCTTGATCCGAGGCTGCCGATCGGCCATCAGATCGTCGAGAAGCTTCGATCTGTCCGGCCTGATATCGGTAAGGCGGAAGCGAAGGAAAAAGTTCTCGATCTCCTTGGCCGGGTGCATATTCCCTCACCGCGCTCTCGCTTCCACGAGGCGCCCTTCCAATTCTCCGGCGGTATGATGCAGCGCGTGATGATTGTCGATGCGCTCGTTTCCGAGCCATCGCTTGTTATCGCCGACAATATTACGCAGCCGCTCGATGTAACGGTCGCAGCCCAGATTATCCGGCTTATCGACAGCCTCAGGCAAAGCCTCGACACGGCGTTCCTGTTTATCTCTTCGTCGTTACCGGTGGTGTCACAGATTGCCGAGCGAACGCTCGTCATGCAAGGCGGCCGCATCGTCGAACGGGGCAAGACTGCCGATATTGCTGCCAACCCGCAGCAAGCCTATACGCGCGCCCTCCTCTCGCGCATTCCATCGATCTGGAAGAACGTGTCGGCGCCGGAAGCAAAAGACGGTGAGGCTGTCCTGACCGTCGAAAATGCAACCCGAACCTATAGCGTGCGCCGGCGCGATGCGTTCAATGCCTTCAACGAAGTCAAGGCGGTTCGGGACGTGTCCTTTACCGTCAAGGCGGGTGAAAATTTTGGCATCGTCGGGGAAAGCGGTTGCGGCAAATCCACGCTTACGCGCCTGCTTGCCTGGCTCGAACAGCCAAATGCCGGTCGCATTGCGTTCCTCGGGAAGAACCTCTCGAGTCTCTCTGCTCGTTCGTTGACGGAGATGCGCAAATCGTTCCAGCTTCTGCTGCAGGACCCCTATGGATCGCTGCCGGCGGGCATGTCGATCATACGCATGATCGAGGAGCCGCTTCTGATCCACGGCGTCGGCCGGCGTGATGCCGAGCAGCGCGCGCAGGAGGCCATGCGCGAAGTCGGCCTTCATGCGGACCTCGCCGAACGATTGCCTGTGGGGCTTAGCGCCGGGCAGCGCCAGCGCATCAACATTGCTCGAGCCCTGGTGCTGAAGCCGCGCCTCTTGATCCTTGACGAGACCTTGTCGGCGCTCGACCAGGTCGAGCAGGCCGAGCTCCTCGATCTCTTCAAACGGCTCCAGGCGGCACACGGGTTTTCCTACATTTTCATATCTCACGACCTGGCGCTGGTCCGTCGTATCTGTCACCGCGTGGCGGTCATGTATCTAGGGCGCATCGTCGAACTGGCTGACAACACGACGCTTTTTGAACATCCGCACCACCCGTATACGCGGGCGCTGCTGAGCGCCATGCCGACGCTGGAGGAAAACCGTTTCCCGGGCGCGCAATATCTGCTCGATGGCGAGCCCCCGAGCCCCATTCATCTTCCGGTCGGCTGCTCGTTCCGTTCGCGCTGCCCGCGCGCGCAGAGCGACTGCGAAAAGACCGATCCGATGCTTGTGGGTTCTGATGGCGGGAATTACGCAGCCTGCCTGCATCGGCATGAGGACGAGGCGGTCCATGTCCAGTGAGATCCGCAAGGAGATCATCCTGGAGCGTCTCGGCCGTGATCAGCGCGTCAGCGTTGTCGAGCTTTCAGCAGAGTTCGGCGTTTCGGGCGAAACCATTCGCCGCGATCTGAAGAACCTCGAAGCAGAAGGTGCTGTGCGCCGCGTGCATGGCGGCGCAATTCCAGCCGGCCGCACAGCCGACACGCCGATTACCGAGCGCATCAAGCTCAACTCGACTGAGAAGGATGCGGTTGCCGGCGTGGCGCGCAACCTGATCAATGACGACTGTGTGATCTTCCTCGATACCGGCACGACGACGCTTGCGCTCGCGCGCCGGCTGATCGGCTTCAAGAAGCTTCGGCTCTACACGAATTCCCTGATGATTGCACAAGCCGCCTGCCAGCATTTCGGCGTCAGCGTGCACGTGACGCCTGGAAATCTGCGACCGGTCGAGCAGGACCTGGTCGGCTATGACACGCTATCCTACATCCAGC
This sequence is a window from Rhizobium rhizogenes. Protein-coding genes within it:
- a CDS encoding ABC transporter ATP-binding protein, which encodes MSDPILAVSNLSVDLLRDGGKRRIVDNVDFALQPGEVLGLVGEAGSGKSVLARAMVNAIQAPLEISSGQVIFEGKDVLSLDARGLRSIRGNRIGFIGANPMGSLDPRLPIGHQIVEKLRSVRPDIGKAEAKEKVLDLLGRVHIPSPRSRFHEAPFQFSGGMMQRVMIVDALVSEPSLVIADNITQPLDVTVAAQIIRLIDSLRQSLDTAFLFISSSLPVVSQIAERTLVMQGGRIVERGKTADIAANPQQAYTRALLSRIPSIWKNVSAPEAKDGEAVLTVENATRTYSVRRRDAFNAFNEVKAVRDVSFTVKAGENFGIVGESGCGKSTLTRLLAWLEQPNAGRIAFLGKNLSSLSARSLTEMRKSFQLLLQDPYGSLPAGMSIIRMIEEPLLIHGVGRRDAEQRAQEAMREVGLHADLAERLPVGLSAGQRQRINIARALVLKPRLLILDETLSALDQVEQAELLDLFKRLQAAHGFSYIFISHDLALVRRICHRVAVMYLGRIVELADNTTLFEHPHHPYTRALLSAMPTLEENRFPGAQYLLDGEPPSPIHLPVGCSFRSRCPRAQSDCEKTDPMLVGSDGGNYAACLHRHEDEAVHVQ
- a CDS encoding ABC transporter permease, with the translated sequence MTDIVELSATERTVVKRGTTPTRRMLQIAVGRLDFRIGLIGFGLLLGLAILLPFVSSVDPLKMAYSHKFIPPFPSEGWQWPYVLGTDQLGRDVLMRCLVGLCYSLFIGVTTVVLMFIVGCSLGLLAGFRGGWLDTVIMRLTDAQLSIPMIILAITILGVSRPTVPAIILVLGLSGWPLYARVARSVALGERNRGYVLGERVLGASDLRIMLLFVAPVVLPPIAFVAVLDIARMMIFESILGFLGLGVQPPTPTFGNVIADSRKYLLNAWWIATMPGLFLLISLTCLNLMGSALERARNAVLRGDA
- a CDS encoding DeoR/GlpR family DNA-binding transcription regulator encodes the protein MSSEIRKEIILERLGRDQRVSVVELSAEFGVSGETIRRDLKNLEAEGAVRRVHGGAIPAGRTADTPITERIKLNSTEKDAVAGVARNLINDDCVIFLDTGTTTLALARRLIGFKKLRLYTNSLMIAQAACQHFGVSVHVTPGNLRPVEQDLVGYDTLSYIQQFHFDMVFMGAAAVNVEYGFMDYEEDEARIRQILIKRSSRSVMLADHSKFGRVGNVITAPFGQIGALVTDRRPPEDILGAVRAEELEIIHA